A DNA window from Takifugu flavidus isolate HTHZ2018 chromosome 15, ASM371156v2, whole genome shotgun sequence contains the following coding sequences:
- the rab12 gene encoding ras-related protein Rab-12, translated as MDLRYDVPQRAAGGGRGSANASPALGAQSRRRKIPPRPADFKLQIIIIGSRGVGKTSLMERFTDDTFCEACKSTVGVDFKIKTVELRGKKIRLQIWDTAGQERFNSITSAYYRGAKGIVLVYDITKLESFDDLPKWMKMIDKYASEEAELLLVGNKLDCESDRIISRQQGERFASRISGMRFCEASAKDNFNVDEIFLKLVDDIISKMPLELPNKELSNSVLSLQPEPEVPPELPPPRMRCC; from the exons ATGGATCTGAGATATGACGTTCCACAGAGGGCCGCCGGTGGCGGCAGAGGATCCGCGAACGCGTCCCCGGCGCTGGGTGCTCAGTCGCGCCGCAGGAAGATACCTCCCAGGCCCGCTGACTTTAAACTTCAAATTATTATAATCGGCTCTCGCGGTGTTGGCAAAACCAGCCTCATGGAGAGGTTTACTGACGATACTTTCTGTGAAGCTTGCAAGTCAACCGTAG GAGTTGATTTCAAAATCAAGACTGTGGAGTTGAGAGGGAAGAAGATCAGACTCCAGATCTG GGACACTGCTGGCCAGGAGAGGTTCAACAGCATCACATCAGCCTACTACAGAGGTGCCAAGGGAATTGTGCTGGTTTATGACATCACCAAGCTGGAGTCCTTCGACGACCTGCCCAAATGGATGAAAATGATTGACAAG TACGCATCAGAGGAGGCCGAGCTGCTCCTGGTTGGGAACAAGCTGGACTGCGAGAGCGATCGCATTATCTCCAGACAGCAGGGAGAGAGG TTTGCCTCTCGAATAAGTGGAATGCGCTTCTGCGAAGCGAGTGCAAAGGATAATTTCAACGTTGATGAGATCTTCCTGAAGCTCGTGGATGACATCATTAGTAAG ATGCCCCTGGAACTTCCCAATAAGGAGCTTTCCAACAGCGTCCTGTCCCTGCAGCCTGAACCGGAAGTGCCCCCGGAATTGCCGCCTCCTCGCATGCGCTGTTGCTGA
- the napgb gene encoding N-ethylmaleimide-sensitive factor attachment protein, gamma b, whose translation MAAQKINEAHEHISKAEKCLKTSFTKWKPDFDSAASEYSKAAVCFKNAKQYDQAKDAYLKEAECHTENKTLFHAAKAIEQAGMMMKEQKKMPEAIQYIEKACMMYMENGTPDTAAMALDRAGKLIEPINLEKAVDLYQKAAGVFENEDRLRQAVELLGKASRLLVRLKRLDEAAVALQKEKNMYKEIENFPMCFKKTTAQVLVHLHRADYVAADKCVRESYSLPGYSGSEDSVAMETLLQGYDEQDEDQVFRVCNSPLLKYMDNDYAKLAISLRVPGGGKKKAPAAPQGGASGAQTANDEEDEYEGGLC comes from the exons ATGGCAGCACAGAAGATAAACGAAGCCCATGAGCACATTTCCAAGGCTGAAAAATG CTTAAAGACAAGTTTCACTAAGTGGAAGCCGGATTTTGACAGTGCTGCGTCAGAATACTCCAAAGCAG CTGTCTGTTTTAAGAACGCCAAGCAGTATGACCAAGCAAAGGATGCTTACCTGAAAGAAGCTGAATGTCACACTGAAAACAAGAC ACTGTTCCATGCTGCTAA GGCTATTGAACAGGCAGgtatgatgatgaag GAGCAAAAGAAGATGCCAGAGGCCATCCAGTACATAGAGAAAGCCTGTATGATGTATATGGAGAATGGAACTCCTGACACTGCTGCTATGGCTCTGGACCGAGCTGGAAA GCTGATAGAGCCTATAAACCTGGAGAAAGCTGTGGACCTTTATCAGAAAGCTGCTGGTGTCTTTGAG AATGAGGACCGCCTCCGTCAGGCAGTTGAACTTCTGGGAAAAGCCTCCAGACTTTTGGTCAGGTTGAAAAG GCTGGACGAAGCAGCAGTCGCtctgcagaaagaaaagaacatgTACAAGGAGATTGAGAACTTTCCCATGTGCTTTAAG AAAACAACTGCTCAGGTGCTGGTTCACCTTCACAGAGCCGACTACGTGGCGGCGGATAAATGTGTCAGAGAAAGTTACAG TCTGCCCGGCTACAGTGGAAGTGAAGATtccgttgccatggagacccTATTACAGGGCTATGATGAACAGGACGAAGACCAAGTTTTCCGTGTGTGCAACTCTCCATTGCTCAAGTACATGGACAATGAC TATGCTAAGCTGGCCATCTCGCTGAGGGTACCTGGTGGAGGGAAGAAGAAAGCACCCGCTGCTCCACAAGGTGGCGCCAGTGGCGCGCAAACCGCCaacgatgaggaggatgagtaTGAGGGGGGGCTGTGTTAG
- the LOC130538396 gene encoding LOW QUALITY PROTEIN: microtubule cross-linking factor 1 (The sequence of the model RefSeq protein was modified relative to this genomic sequence to represent the inferred CDS: inserted 2 bases in 1 codon) — protein sequence MESSNGSGSDTKPQNHQLEKKRLNRAPSPARPFLKDVHSRSTKPPAIVPKSPKLSKQPASLPLAHPNRNSRRNTAASKEKVAAASKSNAKSSAAKKPSKVAHPGAAELKAPPVKPDSPVLKNKKGKPASLSPGALSHGSPIRVPTGAPLARVSQTDSSSDLSDCPSEALSDEQRLALAASSDAESGTGSSDRDHPAAEAPLRAEATGAAAEAPSRPHDAKVGALQAQPAPGPHGGKHKQEKIPIIAQYRLQGKKEAHKDELLREVDDLRSENDYLKDEVDELRAEMEEMRDSYLEEEVYQLQELRRELDRSNKNCRILQYRLRKAEQKSLRVAQTGDVDGELLRSLEQDLKVAKDVSVRLHNELESVEDKRSRTEDENELLRQKIIEAEISKQALHNELERTKETVLRRRGSRETFKDKKSTSQEDSADLRCQLQFAKEESSLMRKKMAKLGREKDELEQELQKYKSVYGDVDSPXPLAECAGGGPHTTREAELRLRLKLVEEEANILGRKIVELEVENRSLRAENDDLRCQYERDCFGREPFSSMPSSPYGGDALESASELRRHLQFVEEEAELLRRSISEIEDHNRQLTSELNRFKFGLGGGSGLVGEEGAEGLLFKPGNGSGGNGGMMMEELKSARMQINELSGKVMKLQYENRVLISNVQRCDLAAHLGLRTGSPRDSDADSDAGRRDAAEEEEAGRLLLLHPKREGPVGGESDSEDLFEKTGTTSGLGSIKPSDGSELSATELANRRREERESFGNVKREAERLGRTVDRLINDTDSLILEGRLLVTTGECLEGGTPSGNKPNTQVLDTINTRMKAFRTELHIFTEKMDRAGEGLRERTEDLSPMPNLTESSSFLSTVTSMSRDSPIGTFGRDLVTDFQSGQRDELEWRLGQERGVESQSQSQAGGQAQSRGATGFTRYHRPLALSVELRETLAPDLSLRLDHERKLRVATEERESAAPQQEDEHLHLQGHQGGLELPGLQSHEAPWTQERAALQQEVRLFRRNTVIFYMKLRSMLMRRRLSCKEQEETAQPEFEKLEGIPDLGEIAEQTEGEPARDERLGLTQASRDVLGVGTVIPQQLEENRKVLQALRALLEEFREELQEEEKQRCQLQQAYANDKAAWEVKWAEMKCQVAQLEAGGKTRGEAQRDAEWTLNQEREEHLRLLAESHSSSLDLRWKLQHGEKRWGRERADLLERFDRERQEWDANTKELHHKMEKLQREVTTRRVEGIEGNSDHEGVFSTQDVTPRSPRPCTSTPIPGSSTRSHSDSEAMLEEQGAVMRLKGPTENLFLDALSLDPLCGLEVPPPSRLESEKKFPCMEEALNEISEGEGDLEHGDEELGVGSLLRAKSVCSMSDFQRLMDSSPFLPVKTRNDEQVQDDVTPPLSPDDLKYIEEFNNKGWDFPTTPSGPGSTRETSTIEAQGGERVLDPFHPPAWFLTTSATLTTSTLSSPDHCHKSPLRGNGAGRAENCGIHVLLSPSRTGAAEHPTAQEPDYLYAKGTKARIGGEAGAGANGPDEVFSSGRWACGLLEGGGLRTSPNQSPICPTVGYASPLDLQLSRNLSDDMKEVAISVRNAIRSPPGPVVRDTACQTNGFTTRGTQTTQTISVGLQTDLLRNLTSSPHRCLTPKGGGTPISSPSRNTRKVQYSPVVQSKFERPCCSPKYGSPKLQRKLSTSNKVDLPNACRTATPTTPQKGNSESAWARSTTTRDSPVHTTINDGLSSLFNIIDHTPASYDSMQKFNKSPSRSRPGPPSAMDPCHPQGVLVQEFLRTARGRSPSPVQLIVETQGDKNPEVVSIRQDLSAPPGYTLAENAARILNKKMQEQNLREERRLQAGGQSRDNNRQADTDRQPGCMEDLPRSPVAPPLDSCFLRPARPANRRPPSRWAAHTLSSSPKWGEASKRRCTFPPAGHQRTILEDEEPA from the exons ATGGAGAGCTCCAATGGCTCTGGAAGCGACACCAAACCGCAGAACCAccagctggagaagaagagacTGAACCGAGCGCCGTCCCCTGCCAGACCTTTCCTCAAGGATGTGCACTCCCGCTCCACCAAACCACCTGCCATCGTACCGAAATCTCCTAAGCTGAGCAAGCAGCCGGCGTCTCTGCCCTTGGCACATCCCAACCGCAACTCCAGGCGCAACACAGCCGCCTCCAAAGAGAAAGTAGCAGCCGCGTCAAAAAGTAACGCCAAGTCCTCTGCGGCGAAGAAGCCCAGCAAGGTGGCCCATCCCGGGGCCGCTGAGCTCAAAGCGCCCCCCGTTAAACCGGACAGCCCGGTCCTGAAAAACAAGAAGGGAAAACCCGCCTCGCTGTCCCCGGGCGCTCTCAGCCATGGATCCCCGATCAGGGTGCCGACCGGGGCGCCCCTGGCCCGGGTCAGTCAAACCGACAGTAGCTCGGACCTGTCGGACTGTCCGTCCGAGGCTCTGTCGGACGAGCAGAGGCTGGCGCTGGCTGCCAGCAGCGACGCCGAGTCCGGAACCGGCTCCAGCGACCGCGATCATCCGGCGGCAGAAGCCCCGCTCCGGGCTGAAGCAACCGGTGCGGCTGCCGAGGCGCCGTCGCGCCCGCACGATGCCAAGGTGGGCGCGCTTCAGGCTCAGCCCGCTCCAGGGCCGCACGGAGGCAAACACAAGCAGGAGAAAATCCCCATAATCGCACAATACAGACTGCAGGGAAAGAAGGAGGCGCATAAAGACGAGCTGCTGCGGGAGGTGGACGATCTGAGGTCTGAAAACGACTACCTCAAG GATGAAGTGGACGAGCTGCGggcggagatggaggagatgcgGGACAGttacctggaggaggaggtctaccagctgcaggagctgcggaGGGAACTGGACCGCTCCAACAAGAACTGCCGCATCCTGCAGTACCGCCTGCGGAAGGCTGAGCAGAAGAGCCTGCGGGTGGCGCAGACGGGCGACGTGGACGGAGAGCTGCTCCgcagcctggagcaggaccTGAAG gtggcGAAAGACGTGTCCGTGCGCTTGCACAACGAACTGGAGAGCGTGGAGGACAAACGCAGCCGGACGGAGGACGAGAACGAGCTGCTCAGGCAGAAGATCATAGAGGCGGAGATTTCCAAGCAGGCGCTGCACAACGAGCTGGAGAGGACCAAAGAG ACTGTGCTGAGGAGACGAGGGAGCAGGGAAacctttaaagacaaaaaatccACTTCTCAG GAGGACAGCGCGGACCTCAGGTGTCAGCTCCAGTTTGCTAAAGAAGAGTCCAGCctgatgaggaagaagatggcCAAGCTCGGCCGTGAGAAAGACGAGCTGGAGCAAGAGCTGCAGAAGTACAAGTCGGTCTACGGAGACGTGGACAGTCC CCCCTTGGCGGAGTGCGCCGGTGGCGGCCCTCATACGACGCGAGAGGCTGAGCTGCGACTGCGGCtcaagctggtggaggaggaagccaACATCCTGGGCCGGAAgattgtggagctggaggtggagaacCGCAGCCTGCGGGCGGAAAACGACGACCTTCGCTGTCAGTATGAGAGGGACTGCTTTGGCCGGGAGCCCTTCTCCAGCATGCCCTCCTCGCCGTACGGGGGCGACGCGCTGGAGTCGGCGAGCGAGCTGCGCCGGCATCTGCAGttcgtggaggaggaggccgagCTGCTGCGGCGCTCCATCTCCGAGATCGAGGACCACAACAGGCAGCTGACGTCTGAGCTCAATCGCTTCAAGTTCGGCCTCGGTGGCGGCTCCGGACTTGTTGGTGAAGAGGGCGCCGAGGGTCTGCTGTTCAAACCCGGCAACGGGAGCGGCGGCAATGGcgggatgatgatggaggagctcAAATCGGCACGGATGCAGATCAACGAGCTGAGCGGAAAGGTTATGAAGCTGCAGTACGAGAACAGAGTCCTCATCTCGAATGTCCAGCGGTGCGACCTGGCCGCGCACCTGGGCCTCCGCACCGGCAGTCCGCGCGACAGCGACGCCGACAGCGACGCCGGTCGGCGAGACGCCgccgaggaggaagaggccggtcggctcctcctcctccaccccaaAAGAGAGGGCCCTGTGGGGGGCGAGAGTGATTCGGAAGACCTGTTTGAGAAAACTGGAACCACCTCAGGGTTGGGAAGCATCAAGCCCTCGGATGGCAGCGAGCTCAGCGCCACAGAGCTGGCCAACCGCAGAAGGGAAGAGCGGGAGTCGTTCGGCAACGTCAAGCGCGAAGCCGAACGACTCGGGAGGACGGTGGACCGCCTGATCAACGACACGGACAGCCTGATCCTCGAGGGCAGGCTGTTGGTAACGACAGGAGAGTGCCTGGAAGGGGGCACACCTTCgggaaacaaaccaaacaccCAAGTCCTGGACACCATCAACACGCGCATGAAGGCCTTTCGCACTGAGCTCCACATCTTCACGGAGAAGATGGACCGAGCAGGTGAGGGGCTgagagagaggacggaggaCCTTTCCCCTATGCCCAACCTCACAGagtccagcagcttcctgtccaccGTCACCTCCATGTCCCGGGACTCTCCCATCGGAACCTTCGGAAGAGACCTGGTCACAGACTTCCAG TCCGGTCAGAGGGATGAGCTGGAGTGGCGTCTAGGACAGGAGCGAGGCGTGGAgtcccagagccagagccaggcTGGGGGTCAGGCCCAGAGCAGGGGAGCCACAGGATTCACTAGGTACCACAGGCCCCTGGCTTTGAGTGTAGAG CTCCGGGAAACGCTCGCTCCTGACCTCTCACTTCGCTTGGATCATGAACGAAAGCTGCGAGTGGCAACAGAAGAACGCGAGTCTGCGGCTCCACAG caggaagacGAGCATTTACATCTTCAGGGCCACCAAGGCGGCCTGGAGCTGCCGGGGCTTCAGAGTCACGAGGCGCCCTGGACTCAGGAGcgagcagcgctgcagcaggaggTCCGCCTCTTCAGACGCAACACTGTCATCTTCTACATGAAACTCAGGTCGATGCTGATGCGCCGGAGACTCAGCTgcaaggagcaggaggagacagccCAGCCAGAG TTTGAAAAGTTGGAGGGCATCCCAGACCTGGGAGAGATAGCGGAGCAGACAGAGGGGGAGCCAGCGCGAGATGAAAGACTGGGTTTAACTCAGGCCTCCAGGGACGTTCTTGGGGTCGGGACCGTGATTCCTCAGCAG CTCGAAGAGAATCGGAAAGTGCTGCAGGCCCTTCgagcgctgctggaggagtttagagaggagctgcaggaggaggagaagcagcggtgCCAACTGCAGCAGGCCTACGCCAATGACAAAGCTGCCTGGGAGGTCAAGTGGGCAGAGATGAAGTGCCAGGTTGCGCAG TTGGAGGCAGGTGGCAAGACGCGGGGCGAAGCGCAGCGAGATGCCGAGTGGACCCTGAATCAGGAGCGTGAGGAGCATCTGCGTCTTCTGGCCGAGAGTCACAGCAGCTCGTTGGACCTCCGCTGGAAACTGCAGCACGGAGAGAAGAGGTGGGGCCGCGAGAGGGCCGACCTGCTGGAGCGCTTCGACAGGGAGCGGCAGGAGTGGGACGCCAACACGAAGGAGCTCCACCACAAGATGGAGAAG TTACAGAGAGAGGTGACCACACGGCGAGTTGAGGGCATCGAGGGCAACTCGGACCATGAAGGCGTATTTTCCACTCAGGACGTCACTCCCAGGTCACCTCGCCCCTGTACATCCACTCCAATCCCAGGGTCTTCCACTCGCTCCCACTCTGATTCTGAGGCcatgctggaggagcagggggcTGTGATGAGGCTAAAAGGGCCAACGGAAAACCTGTTCCTGGATGCGCTGTCTTTAGATCCCCTTTGCGGCCTTGAGGTTCCTCCACCCTCCAGACTGGAGAGTGAGAAGAAGTTCCCCTGCATGGAAGAG GCTCTGAATGAGATTTCAGAGGGAGAAGGTGATCTTGAGCATGGAGATGAGGAGCTGGGTGTTGGGAGTCTGCTCAG AGCAAAGTCGGTGTGCTCAATGAGCGACTTCCAACGTTTAATGGACAGCTCACCATTCCTCCCCGTCAAGACTCGCAATGATGAACAGGTCCAAGATGACGTCACCCCCCCTCTATCTCCAGATGACCTCAAATACATTGAAGAGTTCAACAACAAGGGCTGGGACTTCCCAACGACTCCATCAGGTCCAGGTTCCACCCGAGAAACATCGACCATTGAGGCTCAGGGAGGGGAACGCGTTCTTGATCCATTCCATCCACCGGCCTGGTTTCTTACCACCAGCGCCACCCTGACCACCAGCACCTTGAGCAGCCCTGACCACTGCCACAAGTCTCCACTGAGGGGCAATGGTGCAGGGAGAGCAGAAAACTGTGGGATTCATGTCCTCCTTAGCCCCTCCAGGACTGGGGCAGCCGAGCACCCAACTGCCCAAGAGCCGGACTACCTGTATGCCAAAGGGACCAAAGCAAGGATTGGAGGGGAAGCTGGGGCGGGGGCCAATGGACCAGATGAGGTATTCAGCAGTGGGAGGTGGGCCTGCGGACTTCTGGAGGGTGGAGGATTAAGGACATCTCCAAACCAGTCCCCCATCTGCCCCACAGTGGGATATGCTTCACCACTGGACCTGCAGCTCTCTAGAAATTTAAGCGATGACATGAAGGAAGTGGCCATCTCTGTGAGGAACGCCATCCGTTCCCCACCAGGTCCCGTCGTCCGGGACACTGCCTGTCAAACGAATGGATTTACCACACGAGGGACACAGACCACCCAGACCATCAGCGTGGGCCTACAAACAGACCTGCTTAGGAACCTCACCAGCAGTCCCCACCGCTGCCTCACCCCAAAAGGCGGAGGCACACCTATTTCCTCGCCGTCCCGGAACACGAGAAAGGTGCAGTATTCACCTGTTGTCCAGAGCAAATTTGAGCGTCCCTGCTGCTCACCAAAGTACGGTTCGCCCAAACTCCAACGGAAATTGTCCACATCCAATAAAGTGGATCTACCCAATGCTTGTCGAACCGCCACCCCCACCACACCGCAGAAAGGCAACAGCGAGTCCGCCTGGGCTCGCTCCACCACGACTCGTGACAGTCCCGTCCATACCACCATCAATGACGGACTCTCCAGCCTCTTTAACATCATTGACCACACTCCGGCATCCTACGACTCCATGCAGAAGTTCAACAAGTCCCCCAGTCGCTCTCGTCCTGGCCCTCCCTCCGCTATGGATCCTTGCCATCCTCAGGGTGTTCTCGTGCAGGAATTCCTTCGGACAGCTCGTGGGCGCTCACCCAGTCCTGTGCAGCTTATAGTGGAAACGCAAGGCGACAAAAACCCAGAAGTGGTGAGCATACGGCAGGACCTTTCAGCACCGCCTGGCTACACGCTGGCTGAAAACGCAGCCCGAATCCTGAACAAGAAGATGCAGGAGCAGAACTTAAGAGAGGAGCGGAGGCTGCAGGCcggaggacagagcagagacaacaacagacaGGCCGACACAGACCGACAGCCAGGCTGTATGGAG